In one Micromonospora polyrhachis genomic region, the following are encoded:
- the soxR gene encoding redox-sensitive transcriptional activator SoxR: MPRPRTAFHELTVGQVADRSGVAISALHYYERQNLIRSTRTASNQRRYSRDTLRRVAFIRASQHVGISLATIKEALDQLPSERTPTPHDWARLSAAWRTDLDARIAQLQALRDDLTECIGCGCLSLRVCHLTNPRDVLRHEGPGARRLPPDPPSHASGPVQNGRQDDHTS; this comes from the coding sequence ATGCCAAGACCCCGTACCGCGTTCCACGAACTCACCGTCGGGCAGGTCGCCGATCGCAGCGGCGTCGCGATATCCGCGCTGCACTACTACGAGCGCCAGAACCTCATCCGCAGCACCCGGACGGCGAGCAACCAACGCCGCTACAGCCGTGACACCCTGCGCCGAGTTGCCTTCATCAGGGCATCCCAACACGTCGGTATCTCGCTCGCGACAATCAAGGAAGCCCTGGACCAACTGCCCAGCGAACGCACCCCGACCCCGCACGACTGGGCTCGCCTGTCGGCAGCATGGCGAACCGACCTCGACGCCCGCATCGCGCAGCTACAGGCACTCCGGGACGACCTCACCGAGTGCATCGGATGCGGCTGCCTGTCACTGCGGGTCTGCCACCTGACCAACCCGCGCGACGTCCTGCGTCACGAAGGCCCAGGCGCGCGACGCCTGCCACCCGATCCACCGTCCCATGCCTCCGGACCGGTCCAGAACGGCCGGCAGGACGATCACACGTCCTGA
- a CDS encoding ABC transporter ATP-binding protein yields MTALTARQVTVRYGRNTVLDGVDFSLPAGVTTGLAGPSGCGKSTLGLVLAMLRRPAAGTLTIDDVPVPGWRHRAPRAVRTRVAIVFQQPRLAVDPRLRLRDVVLEPLRATGRGGNADGALSALADAVGLTPELLGRRPHEVSDGQLQRACLARALALRPSYLICDEMTTMLDASTQAHLVHTVEEYRRESGAGVLAISHDQVLLDRWAAGTVTWETVVATARQERALVGVGH; encoded by the coding sequence ATGACCGCCCTGACCGCGCGCCAGGTCACCGTCCGGTACGGCCGGAACACCGTTCTCGACGGCGTCGACTTCAGCCTGCCCGCCGGGGTCACCACCGGCCTGGCCGGGCCCAGTGGGTGCGGCAAGTCCACCCTGGGCCTGGTTCTGGCGATGCTGCGCCGCCCCGCTGCCGGAACCTTGACCATCGACGATGTGCCGGTGCCCGGCTGGCGGCACCGGGCTCCCAGGGCGGTGCGTACCCGGGTGGCGATCGTCTTCCAGCAGCCCCGGCTGGCCGTCGACCCCCGGCTTCGACTGCGGGACGTCGTTCTCGAACCCCTGCGGGCCACCGGACGGGGCGGGAACGCCGATGGCGCGTTGTCGGCCCTGGCCGACGCGGTCGGCCTCACCCCGGAACTGCTCGGCCGCCGGCCGCACGAGGTCTCCGACGGGCAGCTCCAGCGGGCCTGCCTGGCGCGGGCCCTGGCCCTGCGACCCAGTTATCTCATCTGCGACGAGATGACCACCATGCTCGACGCCAGCACCCAGGCGCACCTCGTGCACACCGTCGAGGAGTATCGGCGGGAGAGCGGTGCCGGCGTGCTCGCGATCAGCCATGATCAGGTCCTGCTCGATCGGTGGGCCGCCGGTACGGTCACCTGGGAGACCGTCGTTGCCACAGCGCGACAGGAGCGTGCCCTGGTAGGCGTCGGGCACTGA
- a CDS encoding ABC transporter ATP-binding protein, with protein MSAATEKRSRPSESNVEHSLRVDRLSVRFRLPDATVSAVTDATFTLAAGECLALVGESGCGKSVLVSALLGLLPGNAEIRGRALLDDLDLLSCGERVLASRIRGRRIGLVPQSPAAHLTPVRTVGSQLRETISVLGTAGRDARAAARRYAGRARLGEQHLDRYPHQLSGGLAQRAATALALAGEPWLLLADEPTTGLDRPLVEATMDELARLRDAGHAILLITHDLTAARRVADRVAVMYASRIVETAPTTELFDQPRHPYTAALLDALPERAFRPLPGFPPELTRLPTGCAFAARCSRADRRCDDRPELVTVADGEVACHHPRGG; from the coding sequence GTGAGCGCCGCCACCGAGAAACGTAGCCGTCCGTCGGAATCGAATGTCGAGCACAGCCTGCGGGTCGACCGGTTGTCGGTGCGGTTCCGGCTGCCCGATGCCACCGTCAGCGCGGTCACCGATGCCACGTTCACCCTGGCCGCGGGGGAGTGCCTGGCCCTGGTCGGGGAGAGCGGCTGCGGCAAGTCGGTGCTCGTCTCGGCGCTGCTCGGCCTGCTGCCCGGCAACGCGGAGATCCGGGGTCGCGCCCTGCTGGACGATCTCGACCTGCTCAGTTGTGGCGAGCGGGTGCTCGCCAGCCGGATCCGGGGCCGCCGGATCGGTCTGGTGCCGCAGAGCCCGGCCGCGCACCTCACCCCGGTGCGTACCGTCGGATCGCAACTGCGGGAGACGATCTCCGTGCTGGGCACCGCCGGGCGGGATGCCCGGGCCGCCGCCCGCCGTTACGCCGGCCGGGCCAGGCTCGGTGAGCAGCACCTCGACCGCTATCCGCACCAGCTTTCCGGTGGGCTGGCGCAGCGGGCGGCCACCGCGCTGGCGCTGGCCGGCGAACCGTGGCTGTTGTTGGCCGACGAGCCCACCACCGGACTGGACCGTCCGCTGGTGGAGGCAACCATGGACGAGTTGGCCCGGCTACGCGACGCCGGTCACGCCATCCTGCTGATCACCCATGACCTCACCGCCGCCCGCCGGGTCGCCGACCGGGTGGCGGTCATGTATGCCAGCCGCATCGTGGAGACCGCGCCCACCACGGAGTTGTTCGACCAGCCCCGGCACCCGTACACCGCCGCGTTGCTGGACGCCCTGCCCGAGCGGGCGTTCCGGCCGTTGCCCGGGTTTCCGCCCGAGCTGACCCGGCTGCCCACCGGTTGCGCCTTCGCTGCCCGCTGCTCCCGGGCGGACCGGCGCTGCGACGACCGGCCCGAGCTGGTGACCGTCGCCGACGGCGAGGTCGCCTGCCACCACCCGCGAGGAGGCTGA
- a CDS encoding ABC transporter permease produces the protein MSELVWRPAGRTRIGTPTTGRRRRIGVWTALAVLTLLVGAALLAPLLFPGDQRLVDLGAASQAPSVEHPLGTDKLGRDLLVRSLYGLRVSLTVGVVAAAVATVIGGLVGLVAGVAGGWVDWLLMRLVDGFGSLPHLLLGIFIVAMFAPGVGAVIVSIGVTHWLTTARIVRAEVLSLRSRTFVDAAISDGATRWRILVRHLLPAVVPQLGLAAVLMVPHAVWHESALSFLGLGLPPHLASLGNMINDGRGELFAGAWWPSLVPGLFIIVPTLAIAVFSGWWRDRLNPRRRTELQL, from the coding sequence ATGAGCGAACTCGTCTGGCGCCCGGCGGGGCGTACCCGGATCGGCACCCCCACCACCGGCCGACGCCGCCGGATCGGGGTCTGGACCGCGCTGGCGGTGCTGACCCTGCTGGTCGGTGCGGCGCTGCTGGCCCCGCTGCTCTTCCCCGGCGACCAGCGGCTGGTCGACCTCGGCGCGGCCAGCCAGGCGCCCTCCGTCGAGCACCCGTTGGGCACCGACAAACTGGGGCGGGACCTGCTCGTCCGATCGCTGTACGGGCTACGCGTCTCGCTCACCGTCGGGGTGGTCGCCGCGGCGGTCGCCACCGTCATCGGCGGGCTGGTCGGACTGGTCGCGGGGGTGGCCGGCGGCTGGGTCGACTGGCTGCTGATGCGGCTGGTGGACGGCTTCGGGTCGCTGCCGCACCTGCTGCTCGGCATCTTCATCGTCGCCATGTTCGCCCCCGGGGTCGGCGCGGTGATCGTCTCCATCGGGGTGACCCATTGGCTGACCACCGCCCGGATCGTCCGTGCCGAGGTGCTGTCCCTGCGTTCGCGGACCTTCGTCGACGCGGCCATCTCCGACGGCGCGACCCGGTGGCGGATCCTGGTACGGCACCTGCTGCCGGCGGTGGTCCCGCAGTTGGGGTTGGCCGCCGTGCTGATGGTGCCGCACGCGGTGTGGCACGAGTCCGCGTTGAGTTTCCTCGGCCTCGGGTTGCCGCCGCACCTTGCCTCGCTCGGCAACATGATCAACGACGGGCGGGGGGAACTGTTCGCCGGAGCATGGTGGCCCAGTCTGGTGCCCGGCCTGTTCATCATCGTGCCGACCCTGGCCATCGCCGTCTTCTCCGGCTGGTGGCGGGACCGGCTCAACCCCCGCCGTCGTACGGAGTTGCAACTGTGA
- a CDS encoding ABC transporter permease, whose protein sequence is MTAAIARTVGLRLAAAVPLLVLVSFGLFLLGKASPFDPVLQYVGDAGAARVSTEDLARMRANWGLDQPLLVQYWEWATNLFSGDLGNARSMGGRPVGELIGERLGWTVLLTTVGLAGALLISIPLGTLAARRPGGLVDRAVTWTGYVLEAIPTFWLALAAIAVFALTLGALPSGGLTDAGAGTVQAADVARHLVLPASVLAVSQSPWFILYVRETVTHTLAEDFVTGARARGLPERMVLVRHALRSGLLPLITLAGARIPELITGVTLVEAVFSWPGVAGATVQAALAVDFPLLAALTLLATVTVLLGNLAADVGYTLADPRVRLR, encoded by the coding sequence GTGACGGCGGCGATTGCCCGTACGGTCGGGTTGCGTCTGGCCGCCGCCGTACCGCTGTTGGTGTTGGTGTCGTTCGGGCTGTTCCTGCTCGGTAAGGCATCCCCGTTCGACCCGGTGTTGCAGTACGTGGGGGACGCCGGTGCCGCCCGGGTCAGCACCGAGGACCTGGCCCGGATGCGGGCCAACTGGGGGCTGGACCAGCCGTTGCTGGTGCAGTACTGGGAGTGGGCGACCAACCTGTTCTCCGGCGACCTCGGTAATGCCCGCAGCATGGGTGGTCGCCCGGTGGGCGAACTCATCGGCGAGCGGCTCGGTTGGACGGTGCTGCTCACCACCGTCGGTCTCGCCGGTGCGCTGCTGATCAGCATCCCGCTCGGTACGCTGGCCGCCCGCCGGCCGGGTGGTCTGGTCGACCGGGCGGTCACCTGGACCGGGTACGTCCTGGAGGCGATTCCCACCTTCTGGCTGGCGTTGGCCGCGATCGCGGTCTTCGCCCTGACCCTGGGGGCGCTGCCCAGCGGTGGGCTGACCGACGCCGGTGCCGGCACGGTCCAGGCCGCAGACGTGGCCCGGCACCTGGTGCTGCCCGCGTCGGTGCTGGCGGTCTCCCAGTCGCCGTGGTTCATCCTCTACGTCCGGGAGACCGTCACCCACACCCTGGCGGAGGACTTCGTGACCGGGGCGCGGGCCCGGGGACTGCCCGAACGGATGGTGCTGGTGCGGCACGCGCTGCGCTCCGGACTGCTGCCGTTGATCACCCTCGCCGGGGCGCGCATCCCGGAACTCATCACCGGAGTGACCCTGGTGGAAGCCGTCTTCTCCTGGCCCGGCGTGGCCGGGGCCACCGTACAGGCCGCGCTGGCCGTGGACTTCCCGCTGCTGGCCGCGCTGACCCTGCTGGCCACGGTCACCGTGCTGCTCGGCAACCTGGCCGCCGACGTGGGTTACACGCTGGCCGACCCCCGGGTACGGCTGCGATGA
- a CDS encoding ABC transporter substrate-binding protein, with protein MRRVLVGIGAAALVGALLAGCGSNPEGDTRSTDSIVLGVQSEPDTLNPVLGYAVEGASKIYDGLVAYDDKLEPVPALAEKLPEVSPDGQTVTFTLRPGVTFHDGTPLTADDVVFTYRAVLDEKTDSTLRPAFASIAEVTAPDQRTVVFRLKYPYAPFVKRTTLGIVPAKALAGHDVNTAPFNQRPIGTGPYKVESWTAGERLVLVANESYWGGAPAIKRVTMAFVADDNVRAARLRSGELDGAVLPPKIADGLGQLPGHRRWDNPSADYRIVSLPLNHPVTGDVAIRRAVDLAVDRDAMLRTLLNGQGKPAFGLISPDAGRWFEPAQARPGTADVAAATRALDEAGWLPGGDGIRAKGGQRAAFTLMYPASDSLRKDLATAAASDVRRIGIDVELVGLDWTAINPRLGKDAVLFGSGSPYDPDFDLYDSLHSSLAGKGYANPGRYANPAVDDLLDRARATADTAERVRLYHEVQRKVATDVPNVGLVFLHHTFVVRDAWTGQLPRTEPHDHGFNGIWWNLEDWTTR; from the coding sequence ATGCGGCGGGTGCTGGTGGGGATCGGTGCTGCGGCGCTGGTGGGTGCGTTGCTGGCCGGGTGTGGCAGCAATCCCGAGGGTGACACGAGATCGACGGATTCGATCGTCCTCGGGGTGCAGTCCGAGCCGGACACGCTCAACCCCGTCCTCGGTTACGCCGTCGAGGGGGCCAGCAAGATCTATGACGGGCTGGTCGCGTACGACGACAAGCTGGAGCCGGTGCCCGCGCTGGCCGAGAAGCTGCCGGAGGTCAGTCCGGACGGCCAGACCGTCACGTTCACGCTGCGTCCCGGGGTGACCTTCCACGACGGCACACCGCTCACCGCCGACGACGTGGTCTTCACCTACCGTGCCGTCCTCGACGAGAAGACCGACTCGACGCTGCGTCCCGCGTTCGCCTCGATCGCTGAGGTGACCGCACCGGACCAGCGGACCGTGGTGTTCCGGCTCAAGTACCCGTACGCGCCGTTCGTGAAGCGGACCACGCTGGGCATCGTCCCGGCGAAGGCACTGGCCGGCCACGACGTCAACACCGCCCCCTTCAACCAGCGCCCGATCGGTACCGGCCCCTACAAGGTCGAGTCCTGGACGGCGGGGGAGAGGCTGGTGCTCGTCGCCAACGAGTCGTACTGGGGTGGTGCGCCGGCGATCAAGCGGGTGACCATGGCCTTCGTCGCCGACGACAACGTACGCGCCGCCCGGCTGCGCAGCGGCGAGCTGGACGGTGCGGTGCTGCCACCGAAGATCGCCGACGGGCTCGGACAACTCCCCGGCCACCGGCGGTGGGACAACCCCAGCGCCGACTACCGGATCGTCTCCCTGCCGCTGAACCACCCGGTCACCGGTGACGTGGCCATCCGACGCGCCGTCGACCTCGCCGTCGACCGGGACGCCATGCTGCGCACGCTGCTCAACGGGCAGGGCAAGCCGGCCTTCGGCCTGATCTCACCCGACGCCGGACGGTGGTTCGAACCGGCCCAGGCGCGACCCGGTACGGCGGACGTAGCAGCGGCCACCCGGGCGCTGGACGAGGCCGGCTGGCTGCCCGGCGGGGACGGCATCCGTGCCAAGGGGGGACAGCGGGCCGCCTTCACGCTGATGTACCCGGCCAGCGACAGCCTGCGCAAGGACCTGGCCACCGCCGCCGCCTCCGACGTACGCAGAATCGGCATCGACGTGGAACTGGTCGGGTTGGACTGGACCGCCATCAACCCCCGACTCGGTAAGGACGCCGTACTCTTCGGCAGCGGTTCGCCGTACGACCCGGACTTCGACCTGTACGACTCGCTGCACTCCTCGCTGGCCGGCAAGGGCTACGCCAACCCCGGCCGGTACGCCAACCCGGCCGTGGACGACCTGCTCGACCGGGCCCGGGCCACCGCGGACACCGCCGAGCGGGTACGCCTCTACCACGAGGTCCAGCGCAAGGTCGCCACCGACGTACCCAACGTCGGGCTGGTCTTCCTGCACCACACGTTCGTCGTACGGGACGCCTGGACCGGGCAACTGCCCCGCACCGAGCCGCACGACCACGGCTTCAACGGCATCTGGTGGAACCTTGAGGACTGGACGACCCGGTGA
- a CDS encoding DedA family protein, translating to MPVSSVVAMEFASVIAASDPSEPSGGVAGWVTDLMERLGGPGAGLAVALENLFPPIPSEVILPLAGFTASQGDMSLAGAIGWTTLGSVLGALALYYLGVLWGRDRVRAVAAWLPLIKVADIDRTEAWFARHGVKAVFFGRMIPIFRSLISIPAGVERMRVTTFLLFTTLGSLIWNTVFVLAGYLLGESWHLVEGYAGVLQKMVIVVCGVAAGWFVTVRLLRARRGRGGVGVAVENGSIAPDAVDPRELSPDVPHRGTVYRSTNRPR from the coding sequence GTGCCAGTTTCTAGCGTCGTAGCCATGGAATTTGCGAGTGTGATCGCTGCGTCGGATCCTTCGGAGCCCTCGGGGGGAGTGGCCGGCTGGGTCACGGACCTGATGGAACGCCTCGGCGGGCCGGGTGCCGGGTTGGCCGTCGCGCTGGAGAACCTCTTCCCGCCGATCCCCAGCGAGGTGATCCTGCCGCTGGCCGGGTTCACCGCCAGTCAGGGTGACATGAGCCTGGCCGGGGCGATCGGCTGGACGACGCTCGGCTCGGTGCTGGGCGCGTTGGCGCTGTACTACCTCGGTGTGCTGTGGGGCCGGGATCGGGTACGGGCCGTCGCCGCGTGGCTTCCCCTGATCAAGGTCGCGGATATCGACCGCACCGAGGCGTGGTTCGCCCGGCACGGGGTGAAAGCCGTTTTCTTCGGGCGGATGATCCCGATTTTCCGCAGCCTTATCTCGATTCCGGCCGGTGTCGAGCGGATGCGGGTGACCACGTTTCTGCTCTTTACGACGCTGGGCAGCCTGATCTGGAACACGGTGTTCGTGCTCGCTGGCTATCTGCTCGGGGAGAGCTGGCATCTGGTGGAGGGCTACGCCGGAGTGCTCCAGAAGATGGTCATCGTGGTGTGTGGCGTGGCCGCTGGTTGGTTCGTGACCGTGCGTCTGCTCCGGGCCCGGCGAGGCCGAGGCGGGGTAGGTGTCGCCGTCGAGAACGGGAGCATCGCACCGGACGCGGTCGACCCGCGTGAGCTATCGCCGGACGTGCCCCATCGCGGGACGGTCTATCGCAGCACGAACCGGCCGCGCTGA
- a CDS encoding YdeI/OmpD-associated family protein, which translates to MSELPILSFGAQADFERWMEEHHQRTDGILLKFAKKGTAVPSINYSEALEVALCFGWIDGRADRLDDTYYLQRFTPRRKRSMWSKINTDRAEALITAKRMRPAGLAEVERAKADGRWDAAYHGPASAAIPDEITADEVATKQLQAMDSRNRYAYIHRFSQAKRPGTRAKLLQQLRAGHQFYGKAE; encoded by the coding sequence ATGAGCGAGCTGCCCATTCTGAGCTTCGGAGCACAGGCCGATTTCGAGCGTTGGATGGAGGAGCACCACCAGCGTACCGATGGCATCCTGCTGAAGTTCGCCAAGAAAGGCACAGCCGTGCCCAGCATCAACTATTCCGAAGCACTCGAGGTGGCGCTCTGTTTCGGCTGGATCGATGGCCGGGCCGACCGCCTCGACGACACCTACTACCTGCAACGGTTTACGCCCAGACGCAAACGCAGTATGTGGTCAAAGATAAACACGGACAGGGCCGAGGCGCTGATCACAGCAAAAAGGATGCGCCCTGCCGGCCTGGCCGAGGTGGAACGCGCAAAGGCTGATGGACGCTGGGATGCGGCTTATCACGGGCCAGCCTCCGCCGCGATCCCCGATGAGATCACTGCGGACGAGGTGGCCACCAAACAGCTACAGGCGATGGACAGCCGAAACCGGTACGCCTACATACACCGCTTCAGTCAGGCCAAGCGGCCCGGGACCCGGGCCAAGTTGCTACAGCAGTTACGCGCTGGCCACCAGTTCTACGGCAAAGCCGAGTAG
- a CDS encoding epoxide hydrolase family protein, whose product MKPFKIDIAQSQIDDLHERITRTRYPSEVPGAEWSRGVPVAYLRELADYWVSTYDWREYEARLNAYPQFVTEIDGQQIHFLHVRSPEPDATPMILTHGWPSSVAEFLEVVGPLSDPRAHGGDPADAFHLVIPSLPGFAFSGPELQPGWDLNRIARAWAALMAQLGYPRYVAQGTDWGSGISRELGVVDAEHVIGVHVNYLMTFPFGEHDFDEQDKARLDRLEAFQGDLGGYMAIQSSRPQTLAYGLADSPVGQLAWIAEKFKEWSDEPVDRDYLLTTAMIYWLTNTASSSAQIYYEFSHSWSQPQESTTPMGVAVFPKDLVLPIRKLAEYGNMIVHWTEFDRGGHFAALEQPELLVGDIRTFVRSLR is encoded by the coding sequence ATGAAGCCCTTCAAGATTGACATCGCCCAGTCGCAGATCGACGACCTGCACGAACGCATCACCCGCACCCGATACCCGTCCGAAGTTCCCGGAGCCGAGTGGTCACGTGGCGTGCCGGTCGCCTACCTCCGGGAGCTGGCCGACTATTGGGTCAGCACCTACGACTGGCGCGAATACGAAGCGCGGCTCAACGCGTACCCGCAATTTGTCACCGAGATCGACGGCCAGCAGATTCACTTCCTGCATGTGCGCTCCCCAGAGCCGGATGCCACCCCGATGATCCTCACCCATGGCTGGCCGAGCTCGGTGGCCGAGTTCCTGGAGGTTGTCGGCCCACTGTCTGACCCGCGCGCCCACGGCGGCGATCCAGCCGACGCGTTCCACCTGGTTATCCCGTCGCTGCCCGGGTTCGCGTTCTCAGGGCCGGAACTGCAGCCAGGCTGGGACCTCAACCGCATCGCCCGGGCGTGGGCGGCGCTGATGGCGCAATTGGGCTACCCGCGCTACGTCGCGCAGGGAACCGACTGGGGCTCGGGGATTTCACGTGAACTCGGTGTCGTTGATGCCGAGCACGTCATCGGGGTTCACGTGAACTACCTGATGACCTTCCCGTTCGGCGAGCACGACTTCGACGAGCAGGACAAGGCGCGGTTGGACCGGCTCGAGGCCTTTCAGGGAGATCTGGGCGGCTACATGGCTATCCAGTCGTCGCGGCCACAGACTCTCGCCTATGGCCTGGCCGATTCTCCCGTAGGCCAACTCGCCTGGATCGCCGAAAAGTTCAAAGAATGGAGCGACGAGCCGGTCGACCGCGACTATCTGCTCACCACCGCGATGATCTACTGGCTGACCAACACGGCCAGTTCCTCGGCGCAGATCTACTACGAGTTCTCCCACTCGTGGTCGCAGCCGCAGGAGTCGACCACGCCGATGGGGGTGGCGGTTTTCCCCAAGGATCTCGTCCTGCCGATCCGTAAACTCGCCGAATACGGCAACATGATCGTGCACTGGACCGAATTCGACCGTGGCGGCCATTTTGCCGCCTTGGAACAGCCTGAACTGCTCGTCGGTGACATTCGCACCTTCGTCAGGTCCCTGCGGTAA
- a CDS encoding helix-turn-helix transcriptional regulator, translating into MLETSARLLRLLTLLQAKPDWTGAELAARLDVSPRTIRYDVDKLRNLGYPVHAAPGIAGGYRLGAGAKLPPLLLDDDEAVAVAVGLRTAAIGSVTGIEESAVNALAKLEQVLPPRLRQRVTDLHTYTTPLIKQGDAVSAETLTRLAAACRDHHRVRFTYTTHEGSTDERDTEPHRLVHTGRRWYLIAWDTARRDWRTYRVDRITPLEPTGMRFVPRPHPPDPAGVIRGVDTALSTHRAKVTVLAPASAITSYLPDSVAVQPIDDTSCVVHAGADTPYQLALHILMLDKDFHVHGPPDLLDAFAVIRDRLNAITY; encoded by the coding sequence ATGTTGGAGACCTCTGCCAGGCTGCTGCGCCTACTGACGTTGTTGCAGGCCAAACCGGACTGGACCGGCGCCGAACTGGCCGCCCGCCTCGACGTCAGCCCCCGCACAATCAGGTACGATGTGGACAAGTTACGCAACCTGGGCTATCCCGTGCACGCGGCTCCCGGAATTGCCGGCGGGTATCGTCTCGGCGCAGGTGCAAAGCTTCCGCCCCTGCTGCTCGACGACGACGAAGCGGTCGCCGTGGCGGTGGGCCTGCGCACCGCCGCCATCGGGTCTGTCACCGGGATCGAAGAAAGCGCCGTGAACGCGCTGGCAAAGTTGGAGCAAGTCCTCCCCCCTCGCCTGCGCCAGCGGGTAACCGACCTGCACACCTACACCACCCCGCTCATCAAGCAGGGTGATGCTGTTTCTGCCGAAACCTTGACCCGGCTGGCCGCGGCGTGCCGGGATCACCATCGCGTGCGCTTCACCTACACCACACACGAGGGCTCGACCGACGAACGTGACACCGAGCCACACCGCCTCGTGCACACCGGACGACGCTGGTATCTGATCGCCTGGGACACCGCCCGGCGCGACTGGCGCACGTACCGCGTCGACCGGATCACACCCCTCGAACCCACCGGCATGCGCTTTGTCCCCCGGCCGCATCCCCCGGACCCCGCGGGCGTGATCCGAGGCGTCGACACCGCCCTGTCAACGCACCGCGCCAAAGTCACCGTGCTCGCACCAGCCTCGGCCATCACCAGCTATCTGCCCGACTCCGTGGCGGTGCAGCCAATCGACGACACGAGCTGCGTCGTGCACGCCGGAGCGGACACCCCGTACCAGCTTGCCCTGCACATCCTCATGCTGGACAAGGACTTTCACGTCCACGGCCCACCAGACCTGCTAGACGCTTTCGCTGTCATCCGGGACCGGTTGAATGCCATCACCTACTGA
- a CDS encoding YciI family protein has product MLFLCYHRDRPGSLPLRHELLEEHWSYMDRYAAEMIARGPTFGDDGETPTGSLHIVDLPDPAAARAFAFDEPGYQAGAYRDVLLRRWRNLLGRTMWDFPGGRTGGNRYLVLGLGTGQAADLTVPADQDELIAYGPLLSDDGSTWLGTALLVQASDPDAARAILTADRYADIEVHPWEFGGRR; this is encoded by the coding sequence ATGTTGTTCCTCTGCTACCACCGCGACCGGCCCGGCTCGCTGCCGCTGCGCCACGAACTACTCGAAGAACACTGGTCCTACATGGACCGGTACGCGGCAGAGATGATCGCCCGCGGCCCGACCTTCGGCGACGACGGGGAGACGCCCACCGGCAGCCTGCACATCGTCGACCTGCCCGACCCTGCCGCCGCTCGGGCGTTCGCCTTCGACGAGCCCGGCTACCAGGCCGGCGCGTACCGGGACGTGCTGCTCCGCAGGTGGCGCAATTTGTTGGGGCGCACCATGTGGGACTTTCCTGGCGGCCGGACGGGCGGCAACCGGTACCTGGTGCTCGGCCTCGGCACGGGGCAGGCGGCTGACCTCACCGTGCCGGCTGACCAGGACGAGCTGATCGCGTACGGGCCGCTGCTCTCCGACGACGGCAGCACCTGGCTGGGCACCGCACTGCTGGTCCAAGCGTCGGACCCGGACGCGGCACGCGCCATCCTGACCGCCGATCGGTACGCCGACATCGAGGTCCACCCGTGGGAGTTCGGCGGGCGGCGCTGA